A single window of Anaerobacillus alkaliphilus DNA harbors:
- a CDS encoding multi antimicrobial extrusion protein MatE, protein MGDSSCVDTKKDTVSNRKLLKFFIPLGLSASLVTISHIIINSTLTRADNPELIIASYVIAMSLFSITERLGVLLRHTCSALVRDRKSFQLMAHVAFYVITTLMLISVTIAFTPLGSWIFSKLFGVETNMVGQIVEVYQILVIVILFSAIRCLFQGVIILNKQTKWLTFGMVIRLIGMYLLSLYFIHTGNINAKTGAYIFLLGMMIESIVSYIEGRFLVKKMVNEDPSHKITTKSQIFRFYKPLILSSLIIVLVAPLINVFLGKTNDIELAIAAYAIAFSITQLMLSFFTYIHQIVLTFYNENSEKVKKFTFTIGVVPVIVLALFNFTPLGHLFIENIIGANDRLLEASLQALRFFLIMAVVFPILDYCNGLLLLRSQTSVMVYSQTTHVLVLLAVLVTASSIVPQWNGMIGSLAHSMGMAAELGVVSLFILKKNRGLKKNQANINKMQNKLAN, encoded by the coding sequence ATGGGAGATAGTAGTTGCGTAGATACCAAAAAGGATACAGTATCCAATCGGAAACTGTTAAAGTTCTTTATTCCGCTAGGATTATCTGCAAGCTTAGTAACAATTTCACACATCATTATTAACAGTACTCTAACTAGAGCTGATAACCCAGAGTTAATTATCGCAAGCTATGTTATTGCTATGAGTTTGTTCAGTATCACAGAGCGTCTAGGGGTTTTATTACGGCATACCTGTTCAGCGCTCGTGCGAGATCGAAAATCATTTCAATTAATGGCACATGTGGCTTTCTATGTCATCACAACCTTAATGTTAATTTCCGTAACAATTGCCTTTACTCCGTTAGGAAGTTGGATTTTCTCGAAGCTTTTTGGGGTTGAAACAAATATGGTGGGACAGATCGTTGAAGTTTATCAGATTTTAGTTATCGTTATTTTGTTTTCAGCGATTCGTTGTTTGTTTCAAGGAGTGATTATCCTAAATAAACAAACAAAGTGGTTAACATTTGGGATGGTTATTCGCTTAATTGGGATGTATTTATTGTCGCTTTATTTTATCCACACGGGCAATATTAACGCTAAAACCGGAGCCTATATATTTCTACTAGGCATGATGATTGAGAGTATTGTTAGTTATATTGAGGGACGTTTTCTTGTGAAAAAGATGGTTAATGAAGACCCGTCGCATAAGATAACAACTAAGTCACAAATATTCCGTTTCTATAAACCTCTTATTTTATCATCTTTAATCATTGTATTAGTAGCCCCCTTAATCAATGTATTTCTTGGAAAAACAAACGACATTGAATTAGCGATTGCTGCTTATGCAATAGCGTTTAGTATTACACAGCTAATGCTAAGCTTCTTTACCTATATCCATCAAATTGTTCTGACCTTTTATAATGAAAATAGTGAAAAAGTAAAGAAATTTACGTTTACTATCGGAGTAGTACCAGTTATTGTGTTAGCATTATTTAATTTCACACCACTTGGACATCTTTTTATAGAAAACATTATTGGTGCAAATGATCGATTACTAGAAGCTAGTTTACAAGCTTTACGTTTTTTCCTAATCATGGCTGTTGTTTTCCCGATTCTTGATTATTGTAATGGCCTATTGCTACTAAGAAGCCAAACAAGCGTTATGGTATATTCTCAAACTACTCATGTACTAGTCTTATTAGCTGTTTTAGTTACTGCATCGAGCATCGTACCGCAATGGAATGGAATGATTGGTTCACTTGCTCATTCAATGGGCATGGCAGCTGAATTAGGTGTAGTGTCCCTTTTTATCTTGAAAAAAAACAGAGGTCTAAAGAAAAATCAGGCTAATATCAACAAAATGCAAAACAAGCTCGCAAATTGA
- a CDS encoding extracellular solute-binding protein → MNIIQNKGILLFFSTLTLLVVLAVSCSKNESATKSEGKEGDLPFEISIMLNYHTPEIPNGRIKSLIEDATNTSLNIHFIPDDNYIDRLNTAFATGTLPMVVPMNFQMFNQFKDAIRDEQFWEIGPYLQEYENLRKLKPEILANTKVDGKIYSLYQGRPLSRQGIIYRKDWADYLGLSAPTTTDEFFELARAFTEDDPNRTGKNDTIGLTERSDLVYGAFKTIASWFGVPNDFGKQDGKIQPEFMFPQYMDTLVFMRNLYENGYVNQNFPVTSKNDQQALFKNGVAGIYVGSMADVNNLYKETVVKHPEVVFDVHNNVKGPHGEFGVWAIPGYSNVVLFPKSSVKTEADLKQILSFYDNLMKPEISNLLLWGIEGEHYEVVNGMAKIIDSSLHDDEVRPYLAMEIGESETRGSYERYFSYDVQVKAIDLISNNERYLIHNPAIALDSDTFVLDGGSLYQIIEDATIKYILGQIDEEGFQVAVELWLENGGNQIIEEYTESYNKQN, encoded by the coding sequence TTGAACATAATTCAAAACAAGGGGATATTATTATTTTTCTCCACACTTACGTTGTTAGTTGTTTTGGCAGTCTCTTGTAGCAAAAATGAAAGCGCTACAAAATCTGAAGGTAAAGAAGGAGATCTTCCATTTGAGATATCAATCATGTTGAATTATCATACACCTGAAATTCCAAATGGTAGAATTAAAAGTTTAATAGAAGATGCTACAAATACGAGTCTAAACATTCATTTTATTCCTGATGATAATTATATTGATCGTTTGAATACAGCATTCGCAACGGGAACGTTACCGATGGTAGTACCAATGAACTTTCAAATGTTTAATCAGTTTAAGGATGCGATAAGAGATGAACAGTTTTGGGAGATAGGTCCATACTTACAAGAATATGAAAACTTACGTAAATTAAAACCCGAAATTTTAGCAAATACCAAGGTTGACGGCAAGATTTATTCGCTTTACCAAGGGAGACCATTATCTCGCCAAGGAATTATTTATCGTAAAGATTGGGCTGATTATCTAGGCTTATCAGCACCAACCACTACCGATGAATTCTTTGAATTGGCAAGAGCTTTTACCGAAGATGATCCTAATCGTACTGGCAAAAATGATACAATTGGTCTCACTGAGCGGAGTGATCTAGTTTATGGTGCTTTTAAAACGATCGCCTCCTGGTTTGGAGTCCCCAACGACTTTGGGAAGCAAGATGGTAAAATTCAACCGGAGTTTATGTTTCCACAATACATGGATACGTTAGTATTTATGAGAAATCTATATGAAAATGGATATGTAAATCAAAACTTCCCTGTAACTAGTAAAAATGATCAACAAGCGTTATTTAAAAATGGCGTTGCAGGAATATATGTTGGCTCTATGGCCGATGTAAATAATTTATATAAAGAAACAGTAGTAAAACATCCAGAGGTTGTCTTTGATGTTCATAACAATGTGAAGGGACCGCACGGGGAATTTGGTGTATGGGCAATTCCAGGATATTCCAATGTCGTGCTATTCCCTAAATCCTCGGTAAAGACTGAGGCAGATTTAAAACAAATTCTTTCCTTCTATGATAATTTAATGAAACCGGAGATTAGTAACCTACTACTTTGGGGGATTGAAGGAGAGCATTATGAGGTAGTTAACGGCATGGCCAAGATTATTGACTCATCCTTACATGATGATGAAGTAAGACCTTATTTAGCCATGGAAATAGGCGAATCAGAAACACGAGGTAGTTATGAACGGTATTTCAGCTATGATGTACAAGTAAAAGCGATCGATCTGATTAGTAATAATGAAAGATATTTAATTCATAATCCAGCAATTGCACTAGATTCAGATACTTTCGTCCTAGATGGGGGCTCCCTTTATCAGATAATTGAGGATGCAACAATAAAGTATATACTCGGACAAATTGACGAAGAGGGTTTCCAAGTTGCTGTTGAACTATGGCTTGAAAACGGTGGCAACCAAATTATTGAAGAATATACAGAATCCTATAACAAACAGAACTAA
- a CDS encoding sugar phosphate isomerase/epimerase family protein, whose product MSIGVLAHLCKKGTFDEVAKSVGSYQFSHVQLALWKAFDNYDFTKQGLLSPGLAKEIKEQLLKNGVSISVLGCYLHLFDRNEEERRVNIERFKEIIRYAKFFGAPVVATETGKLPLADFTEQDWLNLKATIVELVKEAEKWGVFIGIEPAEDHLIDNAVKLKKLLDEVSSSHLGVVLDPGNLITKDNLHEQDNVIEEMFQLLGEKIVAFQAKDCLLDENNEYKWVPVGEGQMNYDLILRRLREYKPHVDIILDAVKPETMKDTKDYLEKQLAKLYAK is encoded by the coding sequence ATGTCAATTGGAGTATTAGCACACTTATGTAAGAAGGGGACTTTCGATGAAGTTGCCAAAAGTGTTGGGTCATATCAATTTAGCCATGTTCAGTTAGCATTATGGAAGGCATTTGACAATTATGACTTTACCAAGCAAGGATTGCTTAGTCCTGGGTTAGCTAAAGAGATTAAAGAGCAGTTGTTAAAGAATGGTGTATCTATTTCTGTATTAGGATGCTATTTACATTTATTTGACCGTAATGAAGAAGAGCGACGAGTAAATATTGAAAGGTTTAAAGAGATTATTCGCTACGCAAAGTTTTTTGGAGCCCCAGTTGTCGCAACCGAGACGGGGAAGTTACCGCTTGCAGACTTTACGGAACAGGATTGGTTAAACTTAAAAGCGACAATAGTAGAACTTGTTAAAGAAGCAGAAAAATGGGGTGTCTTCATTGGAATTGAACCTGCAGAGGATCATCTCATTGATAATGCAGTAAAATTAAAGAAACTACTAGATGAAGTTTCTTCTAGTCATTTAGGGGTTGTCCTAGATCCAGGAAACTTAATTACAAAAGACAACTTACATGAGCAAGACAACGTTATCGAAGAAATGTTCCAATTATTAGGAGAAAAAATCGTCGCGTTCCAAGCAAAAGATTGTCTGCTGGATGAAAACAATGAATATAAATGGGTCCCAGTAGGAGAAGGGCAAATGAATTATGATTTGATCTTAAGAAGATTGAGGGAATACAAACCTCATGTCGATATCATCCTTGATGCTGTAAAACCTGAAACTATGAAAGACACCAAGGATTATTTAGAAAAACAATTAGCAAAACTATATGCTAAATAA
- a CDS encoding helix-turn-helix domain-containing protein yields the protein MQRGKTKFFFKLLAFILFLSTFPIIIVGTFSYIKTSDAIYQKVMQEKVQSIYQINTNVEQVLKTIDHSLTYFVNSSFLKETLKEPMGAEQFQNYRQLKQELNYLQTFDTGIEDILIVSLEKKWLVNNNGLRTLDNLDIEHQFSEYLRSPYNTRWILESKDTVVNEDNDFIESLLPCGYSVKLVKQLPLITSNKTGLSTASIPSCYLANILTSSSDTEMLMILDSQFRVLAHNDQSLIGTNYSNLPVVELLSAPDFQPSGQLTATIDSINYTLTYRKSDYNGWLYLSVISNEELKSEATAIGLFTLYVCMSVLIGCLVFSWFGSKRLYKPINQLYKTMMSSIKTTTLQKQLHKDELEVIGDRIHHMLAENKELEVKIQGQVDQLRQLFMVRLLDGHLGEEELMMKYLSYDFNSKWKQLCVLTLQIDTIENTKYSPGQKDLLLFTINNIIEDIIPEDQRLTPILRKDVQITIILSNHETMEEYENFIHEEAIRIQTKVKEELDLPISIGVSLPFSKLSKSREAYLEGVEALKHRIKSGMNSILYYKNIETGSSLQTFFPENIKNELFDAIKLGEKEKAEEALSMLISTIFSKDLNPNQYQISLIRLLNDLILLTQTLGVELENFDDKKSLYDQLFELKSIEEIGNWFKESIIFPLVSSLEERINSQYKNISDKIIHIIQQEYDTDISLEAIAERLHYNPNYLSSIFRKETNISFSEYVSMYRLNMAKKMLVESDLSIKEIAEMFRYNNSQNFIRSFKKKEGITPGKYRELHAANKFD from the coding sequence TTGCAAAGAGGCAAGACTAAGTTCTTTTTCAAATTATTAGCTTTTATTTTATTTCTAAGTACTTTTCCGATTATCATCGTCGGAACATTCTCTTATATAAAAACATCAGATGCCATTTATCAAAAGGTCATGCAAGAAAAAGTACAAAGTATCTACCAAATTAACACGAACGTTGAACAAGTATTAAAAACTATTGATCATTCGCTTACCTATTTTGTCAACTCTTCCTTCTTGAAAGAAACACTAAAGGAGCCAATGGGTGCTGAACAATTTCAAAACTACCGACAGTTAAAACAAGAGTTAAACTATCTCCAAACTTTTGATACCGGAATTGAAGATATTTTAATTGTCAGTCTCGAAAAAAAATGGTTGGTTAACAATAATGGTCTTCGTACACTAGATAATCTAGACATTGAGCATCAATTCTCAGAGTATTTAAGATCACCTTACAATACAAGGTGGATCCTAGAAAGTAAAGACACTGTAGTTAATGAAGATAACGATTTTATCGAGAGCCTGTTGCCTTGTGGCTATAGTGTAAAGTTAGTGAAACAATTGCCTCTAATAACGAGTAATAAAACTGGTCTCTCCACTGCTAGCATTCCTTCTTGCTATTTAGCAAACATTTTAACGAGCAGTAGTGATACTGAAATGCTTATGATACTAGATAGCCAATTTAGAGTGCTGGCTCATAATGATCAATCATTGATTGGGACAAATTATTCTAATCTTCCTGTTGTTGAACTTTTAAGCGCCCCTGACTTTCAACCTTCAGGACAGTTGACCGCTACGATTGATTCTATTAACTATACGTTGACTTATCGTAAATCGGATTATAATGGCTGGCTTTATTTATCAGTAATCTCAAATGAGGAACTAAAAAGTGAAGCTACAGCAATTGGATTATTTACCTTGTACGTTTGCATGAGTGTGTTAATAGGCTGTTTAGTTTTTTCTTGGTTTGGGTCAAAGAGACTTTATAAACCTATTAATCAATTATATAAGACAATGATGTCTAGTATTAAGACAACAACACTTCAAAAACAACTACACAAAGATGAACTAGAGGTAATTGGTGACCGAATTCATCACATGTTGGCTGAAAACAAAGAGTTAGAAGTTAAAATTCAGGGTCAAGTTGACCAATTGAGACAATTGTTTATGGTTAGATTACTAGATGGTCACTTAGGTGAAGAAGAACTAATGATGAAATATCTATCCTATGATTTTAATAGTAAGTGGAAACAACTATGTGTGCTAACTTTACAAATTGACACAATTGAAAACACTAAATATTCTCCTGGACAAAAGGATCTGCTTCTCTTTACGATTAATAACATCATTGAAGATATCATTCCTGAGGATCAGAGGTTAACTCCAATTCTTCGTAAAGATGTACAAATTACTATCATTTTAAGTAATCATGAAACAATGGAAGAGTATGAAAACTTCATTCATGAAGAAGCTATACGTATTCAAACAAAGGTAAAGGAAGAATTAGATTTACCGATTAGTATTGGAGTAAGTTTACCGTTCTCAAAGCTTTCCAAATCACGAGAAGCTTATCTTGAAGGTGTTGAAGCTCTAAAACATCGAATTAAATCTGGCATGAACTCCATCCTGTATTATAAAAATATTGAAACGGGTAGTTCACTACAAACTTTCTTCCCGGAAAATATTAAGAATGAGTTATTTGATGCGATAAAATTGGGTGAAAAAGAGAAGGCTGAAGAAGCACTAAGTATGTTAATTTCAACTATTTTTTCAAAAGATTTAAATCCAAATCAATATCAAATATCCTTAATTCGACTATTAAATGACTTAATCTTACTAACCCAAACGCTAGGAGTCGAGTTAGAGAATTTCGATGATAAAAAATCATTGTATGATCAACTTTTTGAATTAAAATCGATTGAGGAAATTGGAAATTGGTTTAAAGAAAGTATTATCTTTCCTCTAGTATCATCATTAGAGGAGCGCATAAACTCACAGTACAAAAATATCTCTGACAAAATTATTCATATCATCCAACAGGAATATGATACAGACATTTCGTTAGAAGCCATTGCAGAGAGACTACACTATAATCCAAACTACTTAAGTAGCATTTTCCGTAAAGAAACAAACATCTCATTTAGTGAGTATGTCTCTATGTATCGTTTAAATATGGCTAAAAAGATGCTTGTTGAATCAGACTTATCTATTAAGGAAATTGCAGAGATGTTCCGCTATAACAATTCTCAAAATTTCATCCGTTCATTCAAGAAAAAAGAGGGTATTACCCCTGGAAAATACCGTGAGCTACATGCAGCAAACAAATTTGATTAA
- a CDS encoding glycoside hydrolase family 88/105 protein, whose translation MDGLAYELVEKLKQQYMKGCGKWYSTNWHYVESCIMKAYLDSYQHTGNEEEYQFVKDFVDTLVDENGHVEQIDSNYYSIDQIRMTTILFSLYKKEHNPKYKVVLDLIYKQLETYPRTKTGNFWHKTNYPNQIWMDGLYMGQPFYVQYIKEFETSKDYSDTFNQFRQTRQLLFDEKTQLYYHAYDESREMFWCNNETGLSPHVWARAVGWYAMALVDIMELLEDEDVNTNELKDLLKETIDGMLRYQHSSGMWYQVVELSGYKENYLESSGTAMFAYAILKAVRLGYLSDCYVKYGKLAFDGIIENYVTEENGEVLLGGICKSAGLGRHPELGIIRDGSYEYYTTGEPIVTNNGHGVAPFLMAYNEVKLLLNLEVVSTEAVK comes from the coding sequence GTGGATGGTTTGGCTTATGAATTAGTAGAAAAGTTAAAACAGCAGTATATGAAGGGTTGCGGCAAGTGGTATTCAACGAATTGGCACTACGTTGAGAGTTGTATCATGAAGGCCTACCTTGATAGTTATCAACACACTGGTAATGAAGAGGAATATCAGTTTGTTAAGGATTTTGTTGACACTCTTGTTGATGAAAATGGTCATGTAGAACAAATTGATAGTAACTACTATAGTATCGATCAAATTAGAATGACTACTATTTTATTTTCCTTATATAAAAAAGAACATAACCCTAAGTACAAGGTAGTATTAGATTTAATTTATAAACAGTTAGAAACTTATCCAAGGACTAAAACCGGAAACTTCTGGCATAAGACAAATTACCCAAACCAGATCTGGATGGACGGTCTTTATATGGGTCAACCATTCTATGTTCAGTATATTAAGGAGTTTGAAACAAGCAAAGATTATTCTGATACTTTTAATCAATTTAGACAGACTCGTCAACTACTATTTGATGAGAAGACTCAGCTATACTATCATGCTTATGACGAAAGCCGAGAAATGTTTTGGTGCAATAATGAAACAGGACTCTCTCCACATGTTTGGGCTCGTGCGGTTGGCTGGTACGCAATGGCCTTAGTAGACATCATGGAATTGCTTGAGGACGAGGACGTAAATACAAACGAACTAAAAGATTTACTTAAAGAAACGATTGATGGCATGTTACGCTACCAACATAGTAGCGGAATGTGGTATCAGGTCGTCGAATTAAGTGGTTATAAAGAAAATTACTTAGAATCTAGTGGAACAGCAATGTTTGCATACGCAATCTTAAAGGCTGTTAGACTTGGATACTTGTCTGATTGTTATGTGAAATATGGAAAATTAGCTTTTGATGGTATTATAGAAAACTATGTTACAGAAGAAAACGGCGAAGTCTTACTAGGTGGAATTTGTAAAAGTGCAGGCTTAGGAAGGCACCCTGAGTTAGGAATTATCCGTGATGGTAGTTACGAGTACTACACGACTGGAGAGCCAATTGTAACGAATAACGGGCATGGTGTTGCACCATTTTTAATGGCTTACAATGAGGTTAAACTTTTATTAAATCTAGAAGTTGTATCTACAGAAGCTGTTAAATAA
- a CDS encoding SDR family NAD(P)-dependent oxidoreductase: MLSVNLENQVAIITGGGTGIGRAIAIRLAEAGVKVAVNYNYSKDEAFQVVSAITTNGGEAAAYQCDVTNEEQVIEMMNKVTEDLGPVSILVNNAGSLVERCKIEDMSEELWEDTTNVNQKSVFLCSKHVIPIMKAQNYGRIINISSIAARNGGGMGAVVYAASKAAVSAFTKGLAKELCEYGILVNGVAPGTITTRFHDRFTSNEARANIKKTIPLNREGTPEEVADAVLYLASPLSTFLLGEMIEVNGGQLMD; the protein is encoded by the coding sequence ATGCTAAGTGTGAATTTAGAGAATCAAGTAGCGATAATTACGGGTGGAGGCACGGGTATTGGTAGAGCAATAGCTATTCGTCTAGCCGAGGCGGGCGTGAAGGTTGCCGTCAACTATAATTATAGTAAAGACGAAGCATTTCAAGTAGTATCTGCTATTACTACTAACGGAGGCGAAGCAGCTGCCTATCAATGTGATGTTACAAACGAAGAGCAAGTAATTGAGATGATGAATAAGGTGACAGAGGACTTAGGGCCAGTATCGATATTAGTTAATAATGCTGGATCACTTGTGGAGCGCTGCAAGATTGAAGATATGTCCGAAGAGCTTTGGGAAGATACTACGAACGTTAATCAAAAATCAGTGTTTTTATGTTCAAAACATGTAATTCCAATCATGAAAGCACAAAATTACGGTCGAATCATAAATATATCTTCAATAGCAGCAAGAAACGGTGGAGGCATGGGAGCTGTCGTTTATGCAGCTTCAAAAGCTGCCGTCAGTGCATTTACAAAAGGGTTAGCAAAGGAACTTTGTGAGTACGGAATTCTTGTGAATGGAGTAGCACCGGGGACAATTACAACCCGATTCCATGACCGCTTTACTAGTAATGAAGCAAGGGCAAACATTAAGAAAACCATCCCGCTTAACAGGGAAGGTACACCTGAAGAAGTTGCAGATGCTGTATTGTACTTAGCATCTCCTTTAAGTACTTTTTTACTAGGTGAAATGATCGAAGTGAATGGCGGTCAGTTGATGGACTAA
- a CDS encoding bile acid:sodium symporter family protein, whose translation MIEKLNRKLEKQIPYLTPLCVLSGITFLSFLEAWAFLVPWIFACITFSSSLGLKVKDIGKALRNPLPIFVCLIILQVIMPLLAFGVGKLFFADNIYIVTGLVLAFIIPTGIVSLMWVSIHNGNTANTLSIILVNTLLSPFLVPLTLKVLLGADVSLDTVGLMNGLFWMIVIPSLLGILFSHFYSKPSVAVKAKLAPFSKIGLLVVIVFNSSVISPYFTRVDLQLVILLVILVALVITGYAIGIFSAKLFKWDYGIAISLAYNSGIRNNGVGAALAITYFPPQVTLPIIVVILFQQVLAATIGKFLKKPEEEQEKLLKASNI comes from the coding sequence GTGATTGAAAAATTAAATAGGAAGCTCGAAAAACAAATTCCGTACCTTACGCCACTTTGTGTTCTTAGTGGGATAACCTTTTTATCATTCTTAGAAGCATGGGCATTTCTAGTGCCTTGGATATTTGCGTGCATTACCTTCAGTAGTAGTCTCGGTTTAAAGGTAAAGGATATAGGGAAAGCCCTAAGAAATCCTTTACCTATCTTTGTTTGCTTAATCATCTTACAAGTAATTATGCCCTTACTAGCTTTTGGCGTTGGGAAGCTTTTTTTTGCCGATAACATTTATATTGTTACAGGATTAGTTTTAGCATTTATTATTCCAACAGGAATTGTCAGTTTAATGTGGGTGTCAATTCACAATGGAAATACTGCCAACACACTTTCGATCATATTAGTAAACACATTATTATCACCGTTCCTAGTACCACTTACATTAAAGGTTTTACTAGGCGCTGACGTGTCACTTGATACGGTCGGCCTAATGAATGGTTTATTTTGGATGATTGTCATACCTTCTTTACTAGGGATATTGTTTAGTCATTTTTACAGTAAGCCAAGTGTAGCTGTAAAAGCTAAACTCGCACCATTCTCTAAGATAGGCTTGTTGGTAGTCATTGTTTTTAATAGCTCTGTCATATCACCTTATTTTACACGAGTTGATCTACAATTAGTTATACTTTTGGTTATCCTTGTGGCGCTTGTTATTACTGGTTATGCAATTGGTATCTTCTCTGCAAAACTATTTAAATGGGACTATGGGATAGCGATAAGTTTAGCCTACAATAGTGGAATAAGAAACAATGGTGTAGGGGCTGCATTAGCAATTACCTATTTCCCTCCGCAGGTAACCTTGCCAATTATTGTAGTCATTTTATTCCAACAAGTATTAGCAGCAACAATAGGGAAATTTCTTAAAAAACCTGAAGAAGAGCAAGAGAAGTTATTAAAAGCTTCAAATATATGA
- a CDS encoding glycoside hydrolase family 88/105 protein produces the protein MTDQKESVITERSPLEWAEKACISLMEKYQPIQLPPENRWHYHQGVFLYGMLRVWEETKKEDYFAYLKKYVDDLVDEEGNFYFRRDELDAIQPGLLLFPIYQATSEEKYKIATTKLRNLLKTINRTSEGGYWHKDKYPYQMWLDGLYMAGPFSVIYGTLFNEPELIEATIYQEKLMRKNTKDESTGLFYHAWDEKKQQPWADPITGRSPEVWSRSIGWYGMALVDILDHLPEGHSARKELIGEVKQYVDTLLKYQDEKTGLWYQIVDKGNLKDNWLESSGSCLFVYTMAKAINNKYIDSSYRKQAEKSFEGLLEHMITFDSDNRLQLEGICIGTSCGVYDYYVARETSVNDLHGLGAFILAAVEMSKL, from the coding sequence ATGACTGATCAAAAAGAAAGCGTTATCACTGAACGATCACCGCTTGAGTGGGCCGAAAAAGCTTGCATTTCTTTAATGGAAAAGTATCAACCAATTCAATTACCACCTGAGAATAGATGGCATTATCACCAAGGTGTTTTTTTATATGGGATGTTACGAGTATGGGAAGAAACAAAAAAGGAGGATTACTTTGCCTACCTAAAGAAATACGTCGATGATTTGGTAGATGAAGAAGGAAACTTCTATTTTCGAAGAGATGAGCTGGATGCAATTCAACCTGGCTTATTACTGTTCCCGATATATCAAGCAACAAGTGAAGAAAAGTATAAAATAGCTACTACTAAGCTACGTAATCTTTTGAAAACAATTAACCGAACGTCTGAAGGAGGATATTGGCATAAGGATAAATATCCATACCAAATGTGGTTAGACGGATTATATATGGCGGGCCCATTTTCAGTCATTTACGGAACATTATTTAACGAACCAGAGCTTATTGAAGCGACAATTTATCAAGAAAAATTAATGCGAAAAAATACAAAAGATGAAAGTACTGGATTGTTCTATCACGCATGGGATGAGAAAAAGCAGCAGCCTTGGGCTGATCCTATTACCGGTAGATCACCGGAAGTATGGAGTCGCTCGATTGGTTGGTACGGGATGGCGTTAGTAGATATTTTAGATCATCTACCAGAGGGGCATTCCGCTAGAAAGGAATTAATTGGTGAAGTCAAACAGTATGTAGATACACTCCTTAAATACCAAGATGAAAAAACAGGATTATGGTATCAAATTGTTGATAAAGGGAATTTAAAGGATAACTGGTTAGAGTCTTCTGGCTCATGTTTATTTGTCTATACAATGGCTAAGGCGATAAATAATAAGTACATTGACTCGTCCTATAGAAAACAAGCAGAGAAAAGTTTCGAAGGGTTACTAGAGCATATGATTACGTTTGATAGTGACAATCGTCTTCAACTTGAGGGAATTTGTATTGGTACATCTTGTGGAGTTTACGATTACTATGTTGCGAGAGAAACGAGTGTTAACGATTTACATGGTTTAGGAGCCTTTATTCTAGCGGCAGTAGAAATGAGTAAACTGTGA